Sequence from the Pseudoalteromonas rubra genome:
CTGAATTTCCCTGATATCATCGCGCTTTATTGATATTTAAATAGGTCTGCCACGTGCCTGAAGCAATTACGACATTCCTGCTCACTGAGTACAAACTGATCGTCACACTGCTGTTCGTTTTCCTGTTTCCTTTGTTGCTCAAACTGGCTATCAAAATACTCCATCGTATCACCCGGGGTAAAATCGATCTGCACCGTCAACAACGGGCTGAGCTACTGCTCAAAGGGCTGGTTGGTACTGTATTGTTATGCCTGTTACTGGTGTTCTGGGGGATCGAGTTGCGCGGTTTATTAGTGCTGGGCTCCTCTCTATTCGCCATGCTCGGCGTTGCCCTGTTTGCCGCCTGGTCTTTGCTCAGCAACCTGACCGCTTTTTTAATCATGTTTGTGCAAAATGACTTTCGCCTTGGCAACTGGGTCAGA
This genomic interval carries:
- a CDS encoding mechanosensitive ion channel domain-containing protein, with translation MPEAITTFLLTEYKLIVTLLFVFLFPLLLKLAIKILHRITRGKIDLHRQQRAELLLKGLVGTVLLCLLLVFWGIELRGLLVLGSSLFAMLGVALFAAWSLLSNLTAFLIMFVQNDFRLGNWVRVIDGANAIEGCIVEMGLMNVVLRHVDGHKVVYPNNLFVTRPVWVLTEAPAKPKNITERRVLGPKK